The window AATTTTATTGCAATAAATCCGTACTAATAATAATGTTACCAGTAACAAGTTACCGGTAACATTGCCGAGTAATAAAAAATAGAACAACGATAAAGCCAGAGGAGTTTTCTATGAGTGATACCCAAAAACAAAATTATACATTTGTCTTAATGGGGGTATCGGGTAGCGGCAAATCAGCGGTTGCTAATGGTGTAGCTCAGCAATTGCAAGCCGCCTTTCTTGATGGTGACTTTTTGCACCCAAAATCGAATATTTTAAAAATGGCATCAGGACACGCATTAAACGATGAAGACCGTCATCCTTGGTTGGTGGCGTTGAATCAAGCCATTTTTGCCATGCAAAGAACGAATGATATTTCGTTAGTGGTGTGTTCAGCACTGAAGAAAAAGTATCGTGATATTTTAAGGGACGATAATAAAAACTTATTTTTTATCTACTTAAAGGGCGATGCTGATGTTATTGAAGAACGACTCAAAGCGCGTAAAGGGCACTTTTTTAAACCTGAAATGCTCAAAACGCAATTTGCAGCATTAGAAGAACCTAACGAAGCAGAAACTGATGTGCATGTTGTGGATATCCGCCAGTCTCTTGAAGACGTCATCGGTAATACCTGCTCAACGATCACACAGATTGTCGCTGGAGATAAAGTATGAATAGCGTTGAAACACTCAGCACGCTTACGTTAGTGCTCACGGCAGTGGGCTCTGTTGTATTACTGCTATTTTTAGTTATGTATGCACGGTTACACGCCTTTGTGGCCTTGATGATTGTTTCCATTGGTGCAGGGCTATTTTCAGGAATGCCCGTGCAGCAAATCACGGAAACGATGCAAAAAGGAATGGCGGGAACACTAGGCTTTTTAGCGATTGTGGTTGCACTCGGGGCGATGTTTGGAAAAATCTTGCATGAAACGGGGGCATTAGACCAAGTTGCAAATAAATTGCTTAATTTGTTTGGCGAAAAACGCGCGCATTATGCAGTGGGGATTGCAGGGTTAATTTGTGCATTGCCTCTCTTTTTTGATGTTGCCATCGTTTTGCTTATCGGCGTTGTATTTGCAGTTGCAAATCGTACTGGGCATAACGTTGTGCGTTTAGCGATCCCCTTATTTGCTGGGGTCGCCTCAGCGGCAGCTTTCTTATTGCCAGGCCCTACACCAATGCTAGTGGCTTCCCAAATGG of the Providencia rettgeri genome contains:
- the gntK gene encoding gluconokinase, giving the protein MSDTQKQNYTFVLMGVSGSGKSAVANGVAQQLQAAFLDGDFLHPKSNILKMASGHALNDEDRHPWLVALNQAIFAMQRTNDISLVVCSALKKKYRDILRDDNKNLFFIYLKGDADVIEERLKARKGHFFKPEMLKTQFAALEEPNEAETDVHVVDIRQSLEDVIGNTCSTITQIVAGDKV